A window of the Ammospiza nelsoni isolate bAmmNel1 chromosome 29, bAmmNel1.pri, whole genome shotgun sequence genome harbors these coding sequences:
- the LOC132085259 gene encoding 2-acylglycerol O-acyltransferase 2-like, with translation MVLPEFAPLRLPLRRRLQTLAVLQWVCSFLLLGQLCTLLFVLALRGPLWLPALLYGLWLLADRDTPRRGGRPSAWVRAWPVWHHFRDYFPISLIRTVPLDPGRNYVFGFHPHGVLAAGAFGNFCTEATGFGRLFPGLQPRLLTLPCWFRLPLFREYAMAGGLVSSEASSLEHLLAGPGGLVAVIALGGPPEALEARPGALRLQLLRRTGFVRIALKYGTPLVPVFSFGENELFRQVPNPPGSRLRRLQGRLQRLLGVALPLFHARGVFQYSWGLLPFRRPIHTVVGAPLELPRVPNPSADQVQLWHRCYRERLRELFEEHKGKFGVPPERRLSFV, from the exons ATGGTCCTGCCGGAGTTCGCCCCCCTGCGCCTCCCGCTGCGGCGCCGCCTGCAGACCCTGGCCGTGCTGCAGTGGgtctgctccttcctgctgctcg GCCAGCTGTGCACGCTGCTGTTCGTGCTGGCGCTCCGCGGCCCGCTCTGGCTGCCCGCGCTGCTCTAcgggctctggctgctggcGGACCGCGACACGCCGCGCCGCGGGGGGCGCCCGAGCGCCTGGGTGCGCGCCTGGCCCGTCTGGCACCACTTCCGGGACTACTTCCCCATCTCG CTGATCCGCACGGTGCCGCTGGACCCCGGGCGCAATTACGTGTTCGGGTTCCACCCTCACGGGGTTTTGGCCGCCGGAGCCTTCGGGAATTTCTGCACCGAGGCCACCGGGTTCGGGCGCCTCTTCCCGGGGCTGCAGCCGCGGCTGCTGACGCTGCCCTGCTGGTTCCGCCTGCCGCTCTTCCGGGAGTACGCCATGGCCGGCG gCCTGGTTTCGTCGGAGGCCTCgagcctggagcacctcctggcGGGCCCCGGCGGCCTCGTGGCCGTGATCGCCCTGGGCGGGCCCCCGGAGGCGCTCGAAGCCCGGCCGGGGGCGCTGCGGCTGCAGCTGCTGCGCAGGACGGGCTTCGTCAGGATCGCCCTCAAATAcgg CACGCCGCTGGTGCCCGTGTTCAGCTTTGGGGAGAACGAGCTGTTCCGCCAGGTGCCCAACCCGCCGGGCTCGCGGCTGCGGCGGCTGCAGGGGCGGCTGCAGCGGCTCCTGGGGGTGGCGCTGCCGCTCTTCCACGCCCGCGGCGTCTTCCAGTacagctgggggctgctgccctTCCGCCGGCCCATCCACACCGTGG TGGGGGCGCCGCTGGAGCTGCCGCGGGTGCCGAACCCGTCTGCGGATCAGGTGCAGCTCTGGCACCGCTGCTACCGCGAGCGCCTGCGGGAGCTCTTCGAGGAGCACAAGGGCAAATTCGGGGTCCCCCCCGAGCGCCGCCTCAGCTTCGTCTga
- the MBLAC1 gene encoding metallo-beta-lactamase domain-containing protein 1: MPRGYRTSPLGSLSIPGPLYSLRVLRVGYNRPNPDGSCRADGSVTLIHGGPLTVLVDTGGPWLRPHLPGLLGAHGVAPEDITHVVVTHGHSDHAGNLNAFPRATLLVGFDLSRGEGLYLPHGLARGVPMELHPGHLRVIPTPGHTRAHVSLVALGTSAGTVAVAGDVFEHGEDEGEWEALSEEPEVQRKSREGLVAVAEVIVPGHGEPFRVVREWGERQREEEEKENKKKDEKKKEEEKEEEEGGPSGHGDASGDF; encoded by the coding sequence ATGCCCCGTGGGTACCGCACGTCCCCGCTGGGCTCTCTGTCCATCCCGGGCCCCCTTTACTCCCTCCGCGTTCTCCGCGTGGGCTACAACCGCCCCAACCCCGACGGCTCCTGCCGCGCCGACGGCTCCGTCACCCTCATCCACGGCGGCCCCTTGACCGTGCTGGTGGACACCGGCGGGCCCTGGCTCCGGCCGCACCTCCCCGGCCTGCTGGGCGCCCACGGCGTCGCCCCTGAGGACATCACGCACGTCGTGGTCACCCACGGGCACTCGGACCACGCGGGCAACCTGAACGCGTTCCCGCGGGCCACGCTGCTGGTGGGCTTCGACCTGAGCCGCGGCGAGGGGCTCTACCTGCCCCACGGGCTGGCGCGGGGAGTGCCCATGGAGCTGCACCCCGGGCACCTCCGCGTCATCCCCACGCCCGGGCACACGCGGGCGCACGTCAGCCTGGTGGCGCTGGGGACGTCGGCGGGCACGGTGGCGGTGGCCGGGGATGTGTTCGAGCACGGCGAGGATGAGGGGGAGTGGGAGGCGCTGAGCGAGGAGCCCGAGGTGCAGAGGAAGAGCAGGGAGGGCTTGGTGGCCGTGGCGGAGGTGATCGTGCCCGGGCATGGGGAGCCCTTCAGGGTGGTCAGGGAGTGGGGGGAGAGACAacgagaggaggaggagaaggagaataagaaaaaagatgagaagaaaaaggaagaggagaaggaggaggaggaaggcggCCCCTCAGGACATGGAGACGCCTCTGGGGACTTCTGA